The following nucleotide sequence is from Achromobacter spanius.
CAGAAGACGATCGGTCTGGCCGGACCACTACGCGAGGCGCTTGCCCCTCTGGCCTCGAAGATCATGGCGGCGTTCGTCTACGGCTCGGTTGCTAAAAATACCGACACCGCTCGCAGCGATATTGATTTGATGCTGCTTAGTGACGACATCAGCTACGGCGATGTGTTTGCGGCGCTGGAGGATGTGGGGAACAAGCTCGGCCGGCCGGTGAACCCCACCATCCTCACGCGCAAGGAATTCACCAAACGCGTAGAGGCACAAGAGTCTTTCCTGACCCGGGTGCTGGCGCAACCCAAGATTTGGATCATAGGAGGCGAAGGAGACCTCCCCACTTGAAAAGCTGAGTGGCCCGGGAAAATCGCTGAAGGCTGAGCCTCCCGATACCAAAGAATTTGAAGGCCTGAAACGCTCCGGGCACGCAAGGTTGCGTGACGCCTGCAACGTGTCGCTTTCAATAGAGAGCCGCTTCGACTTGGCCGACAACGCCGCTCATGCGCTGTGCTTGGCGGCGCTGCGTAGGAGCGGCTATCGCTGCACCAATCGCTATCTTGTCTTTCAGCTCTTGCCGCACACACTAGGGGTCGGACCGGAGGTGTGGCGCGTTCTGTCGAGATGCCATGACATTCGCAATCTTGGTGAGTACGAGGGCGACTTGAATGTGGATGAGCGGATCGTCACTGATCTGGTGGCGGCATGCCAGGTTGTTGCGGCGAAGGTTGATGCATTGGCGCCGGTAGACGCAGGGAATGCGCGCGGCATCCCTTAGGGGTGAGAGACGCAGGAAGACTGCCTCCATGCATTTGTCGTGCAGCGACGTCCTATTTCAACGACACAGTGCTCGCCCTCAGGCGCCTTCGCCTCGTGTGCCTTCGTTATATCGGTCGCTATGGCAAGCAAGTTTTCGTTGCTTGAGGTCGCCGCAAGAATAACTGCCAATTTGCGGAGAACGGATATTAGGCTTGAAGTTGATCGACTGAATTTGTAGTCTGGACTAACCCGGATTTCCCGGACAGTTTGGTTAAGGCACAGCGGCTTCGACTTGGACAGCGGTTCTATAGCCTAGCCCCTGGTGGATTCGCTGGCGGTTGTAGAAGACCTCGATATAGTTGAAGATCGCCAGCCGTGCGTGCTCCCTGCTATGGAAGACTTGGTGGTGCGTTAATTCGTTCTTGAGGTTGCTAAAGAAGCTCTCTGCCACTGCATTATCGTAAGGATCGCCTTTGGCGCTCATGCTGATGGTAATGCCGTTGCCCGTCAGCATTGCACGATACTCGGCTGAACTGTATTGAGCGCCTCGATCGCTGTGATGCATCAGTCCCGGTTGCGGTTTGCGCCTGGTCATGGCCATCAACAATGCCTGGATAACTAGACTTCGGTCTCGCTTGTCGGACATGCTCCAACCGACTACTGAGCGCGAGTAAAGATCCAGCAGTACCGCGAGATGCAGCCAACCTGTTCGCGTCGATACCACCGTGATATCGCCTACCCAGACTTTGTTGGGGCAATGCACCGTGAACCGTCGTTCCAGGCGGTTCGGTGCCGGCCCGAGTAGCGAGTGTTTCTCCAGTCTGCGGAACCGTTGCTTACGCAGTGCCTCGATGCCCGCCTGGCGGCGCAAGCGTGCAACGCGATGCTTGCCGCAAGCCACACC
It contains:
- a CDS encoding IS3 family transposase, whose product is MRYAFVQAHQQQFRVARLCRALQVSRSGYYEWRRRAPCARQQEDVKLLAAIEQTHRAYRQAYGAEKTRRALNASGVACGKHRVARLRRQAGIEALRKQRFRRLEKHSLLGPAPNRLERRFTVHCPNKVWVGDITVVSTRTGWLHLAVLLDLYSRSVVGWSMSDKRDRSLVIQALLMAMTRRKPQPGLMHHSDRGAQYSSAEYRAMLTGNGITISMSAKGDPYDNAVAESFFSNLKNELTHHQVFHSREHARLAIFNYIEVFYNRQRIHQGLGYRTAVQVEAAVP
- a CDS encoding nucleotidyltransferase domain-containing protein, with protein sequence MGITIEAPLTHSGLADALFPGTKQRVLGLLFGQPDRSFYATEIIGLVASGSGSVQRELANLAQTGLVTVKAVGNQKHYQANPNSPIFAELCAIVQKTIGLAGPLREALAPLASKIMAAFVYGSVAKNTDTARSDIDLMLLSDDISYGDVFAALEDVGNKLGRPVNPTILTRKEFTKRVEAQESFLTRVLAQPKIWIIGGEGDLPT